One Candidatus Methylomirabilota bacterium DNA segment encodes these proteins:
- a CDS encoding putative O-glycosylation ligase, exosortase A system-associated translates to MSYRDVIVAAAILGSLPFCFLRPWIGVLVWSWIGYMNPHRLTWDFAYSQPWALMVALATLSGLVLLAGKERRPLPRTLSVYLLVTLWAIFVLSTFGALQPTDAWDQLDKVSKILLITFVTMTLFRDVERVRILLYVIALSIGFFGLKGGIWAIGTGGANKVLGPPESFIAGNTEIGMALVMVIPLLLLLSRHEPRYWARTGLRVVMGFSVVAVLFTYSRGAVLGLAVIMPLMFLKSKMRLLIIPLAIVAALFGQAIAESVFPDQWLLRMGTVQTYERDKSANMRLNSWLVSYRLAKDYPIFGAGFRPFSPAVYLTYSPDEKWNTVQDAHSIYFQVMAEHGFLGFALYMGVIVSSLVALRRIMSQTRRRPALKLHHDMAQMIEVSLLGFLIVGAFLSMSYFDLFFHLIAITALLKVLVAEALAQEHAAPAAPVVVPGRVPPRGPVRVPPRGPALPAPASAPSRALPLSRPRPAPPRA, encoded by the coding sequence TGCGGCGGCGATTTTGGGCTCGCTGCCATTTTGCTTCCTTCGTCCCTGGATTGGCGTGCTCGTGTGGTCATGGATCGGCTACATGAATCCCCATCGCCTCACCTGGGACTTTGCGTACAGTCAGCCCTGGGCCTTGATGGTCGCGCTCGCCACCCTGTCTGGGCTGGTGCTGCTCGCGGGCAAGGAGCGCCGGCCCCTACCCCGTACCCTTTCGGTCTACCTCCTCGTCACCCTGTGGGCGATCTTCGTGCTCTCGACATTCGGCGCGCTCCAGCCGACGGACGCCTGGGATCAACTCGATAAAGTCTCCAAGATCTTGCTCATCACGTTTGTGACTATGACGCTCTTCCGCGACGTGGAGCGCGTCCGAATACTCCTCTACGTGATCGCATTGTCGATCGGCTTCTTCGGTCTCAAGGGCGGCATCTGGGCCATCGGGACGGGCGGGGCCAACAAGGTGCTCGGGCCGCCCGAGAGCTTCATCGCGGGCAACACCGAGATCGGCATGGCCCTCGTCATGGTGATCCCGCTCCTGCTGCTCCTGAGCCGCCATGAGCCCCGCTACTGGGCACGCACGGGGCTACGGGTGGTGATGGGCTTCAGCGTTGTCGCCGTGCTCTTCACGTATTCCCGGGGCGCCGTGCTCGGGCTGGCGGTGATCATGCCCCTCATGTTCCTCAAGAGCAAGATGCGGCTGCTCATCATACCCCTTGCGATCGTCGCCGCGCTGTTCGGCCAGGCGATCGCCGAGTCCGTGTTCCCGGACCAGTGGCTCCTCCGCATGGGCACCGTGCAGACGTACGAGCGGGACAAATCGGCCAACATGCGGCTGAACTCCTGGCTCGTGTCGTACCGCCTTGCCAAGGACTATCCGATCTTCGGGGCAGGGTTTCGTCCGTTCTCACCGGCGGTGTACCTCACCTACTCCCCGGACGAGAAGTGGAATACCGTGCAGGACGCCCACAGCATCTACTTCCAGGTCATGGCCGAGCACGGATTCCTCGGCTTCGCTCTCTACATGGGCGTGATCGTCAGCAGCCTCGTCGCCCTTCGCCGCATCATGTCCCAGACCCGCCGGAGGCCCGCCCTCAAGCTGCACCACGACATGGCGCAGATGATCGAGGTCAGCCTTCTCGGCTTTCTGATCGTGGGCGCGTTCCTGAGCATGTCGTACTTCGACCTATTCTTCCACCTCATCGCCATCACCGCGCTCTTGAAGGTCCTCGTGGCGGAGGCGCTGGCTCAGGAGCACGCGGCGCCGGCGGCGCCCGTGGTCGTACCGGGCCGCGTGCCGCCTCGGGGCCCCGTGCGGGTACCTCCTCGGGGCCCCGCGCTACCTGCACCCGCTTCCGCCCCGTCGCGCGCGCTACCGCTCTCGCGGCCGC